A region of Lycium barbarum isolate Lr01 chromosome 1, ASM1917538v2, whole genome shotgun sequence DNA encodes the following proteins:
- the LOC132614321 gene encoding uncharacterized protein LOC132614321 produces the protein MNIPYLPDCPVFVFDGKNNFENWYQQMNFFNVVRLWSIIDEGFVETAEGTTLTGEAATQLEKNMQLNYKAFYYLNSKVRLHVYNKYLHAKSTKEAWTILVKSYRRAADVKREKLQELWRQYKLPQMKPTESVKEFFTRIIKIVNDMKVNGEVLEDAKVVEKILQSLRLEFHIKKTVIEATQDLNTLRVDDLEDELVAYEMSLNQQTHEIVDEALQTKDEPKDKEESSNLAEIN, from the coding sequence atgaatattCCATATTTACCGGATTGTCCCGTTTTTGTGTTTGATGGCAAAAATAATTTTGAGAATTGGTATCAACAGATGAATTTCTTTAATGTTGTTAGACTATGGTCCATTATTGATGAAGGGTTTGTGGAAACCGCAGAAGGCACAACATTGACTGGTGAAGCAGCTACACAATTGGAGAAAAATATGCAATTGAATTATAAGGCATTCTACTACCTCAATAGCAAAGTCCGATTACATGTATATAACAAATATTTGCATGCAAAATCAACAAAAGAGGCTTGGACAATATTAGTGAAATCATATAGGCGTGCCGCAGATGTGAAGAGAGAGAAACTTCAAGAGCTTTGGAGACAGTATAAGTTGCCCCAGATGAAACCAACAGAATCTGTCAAAGAATTTTTTACAAGAATTATAAAAATAGTTAATGATATGAAGGTCAATGGAGAAGTATTGGAAGATGCTAAAGTTGTTGAGAAGATATTGCAGTCTCTGAGATTAGAATTTCACATTAAGAAAACAGTTATTGAGGCAACCCAGGATCTTAATACATTGAGAGTTGATGATCTAGAAGATGAATTGGTGGCATATGAGATGTCATTGAATCAACAAACACATGAGATAGTGGATGAGGCATTGCAAACAAAGGATGAACCAAAAGATAAAGAAGAGTCATCGAATCTGGCAGAAATAAATTAA